CCGTCGAATATCAGATCAAGCTTGCCCAGTGGGCCGCGATGAAGACCTTCGGACCGGCGGCGCCATCACCGGTCGACGAAGGGTGATGGATGATCACACCATGTTGCGTACGCAGATCTCTTTGTCGATGGTGAGACGTACGTCGAGGCCGTCCGATCCGGGATCAGCGCCCTACGAAGCTCACCCCGCCGCAGGCGGTGCACCCGAGCCGGAGCGTCGCCGTCGCGGGGCCGGCGGCGGCGGGACTTCCTTCGCCGCGATGATGTCGGCGACCGCGATCCGTTCGATGCCGCGCTTGCCGTCCACGACGACCGTCTCGGCGTCGGCGCTGAGCAGCTCACCGAGCGCGTCGGTGGCCTGCCCCGTGGGCAGCAGGTAGCGG
This DNA window, taken from Microbacterium invictum, encodes the following:
- a CDS encoding putative acetyltransferase; its protein translation is MRLPEPGRRVVVRYLLPTGQATDALGELLSADAETVVVDGKRGIERIAVADIIAAKEVPPPPAPRRRRSGSGAPPAAG